From a region of the Fusobacterium sp. FSA-380-WT-3A genome:
- a CDS encoding glycoside hydrolase family 13 protein, with protein sequence MVELLNLAWDDNYIFFNSQDTNYKSIFGAVPCNESVTFNIKINEKAMIDSVFIHFFIDNLDISKPPKEYRYHMTCKKNLGEPDDIYTYTYKVGDKPRLVFYYFEIILKNGEFKYYGNNYDGLGGVGQVYSDNPHSYQMTTFYPESKTPDWYKESIIYQIFPDRFFNGNPYGALSDHKENTFIYGNWYDTPIYIKGTYGEILRWDFFGGNFKGIEKKVDYFKELGINLIYLNPIFQAASNHRYDTGDYKKVDSILGTEEDFNNLITTLRKNNINVILDGVFSHTGRDSKYFNRFNHYDSVGAYNSVGSPYYDWYTFKNYPNEYVSWWGNDDLPCVNELNPSFLDYIIRDEDSVVAKWLKAGIKGWRLDVADELPGEFLKLLRKKCHEIDKDSVLLGEVWEDATNKISYNQRREYMCGKELDTVTNYPFKKILLDFFYNKGNAEKVCKLFMNLRENYPKENFYALTNIIGSHDVERILSVCEDIGRFMQDYLYKKGLHKDKLIMKEDLIKKLGLELLKLFSLVQLTFPGVPLIYYGDEAGLKGGKDPDNRRTYPWGRENQEILSWYKFLTKMRNKHSLLSTGDFKQFYLNEDIYGYIRFLDNGVDQFGKNRGMDNFIIVIISRNPLTSFNIDVDFSAFDDILSVKKCKFIYELSYGKRNIPASRKLNFNIKDLGYLIISNTDICSL encoded by the coding sequence ATGGTAGAACTTTTAAATTTAGCTTGGGATGATAATTATATATTCTTTAATTCACAAGATACAAATTATAAGTCTATTTTTGGTGCTGTTCCTTGTAATGAGTCAGTTACTTTTAATATAAAAATAAATGAAAAAGCTATGATAGATTCTGTATTTATCCATTTTTTTATAGATAATTTAGATATTTCAAAGCCCCCAAAGGAATATAGGTATCATATGACATGCAAAAAAAATTTAGGAGAACCTGATGATATATATACATATACCTATAAAGTTGGGGATAAACCAAGACTTGTTTTTTATTATTTTGAAATAATTTTAAAAAATGGAGAATTTAAATATTATGGAAATAATTATGATGGATTAGGTGGTGTAGGACAAGTTTATTCTGATAATCCTCATAGTTATCAAATGACAACTTTCTATCCTGAAAGTAAAACTCCTGACTGGTATAAAGAATCTATTATTTATCAAATTTTTCCAGATAGATTTTTTAATGGAAACCCTTATGGTGCTTTATCAGACCACAAAGAAAATACTTTTATATATGGAAATTGGTATGATACCCCTATCTATATTAAAGGAACTTATGGAGAAATTCTTCGTTGGGATTTCTTTGGTGGAAATTTCAAAGGAATAGAAAAAAAAGTTGATTATTTTAAAGAGTTAGGAATAAATTTAATATACCTAAACCCAATTTTCCAAGCTGCTAGTAATCATAGATATGATACAGGAGATTATAAAAAAGTAGATTCTATATTGGGAACTGAAGAAGATTTTAATAATTTAATAACTACTTTAAGAAAAAATAATATAAATGTTATTTTAGACGGAGTATTTAGCCATACAGGTAGAGATAGTAAATATTTCAATAGATTTAACCATTATGATTCAGTAGGAGCTTATAACTCTGTAGGTTCACCATATTATGATTGGTATACTTTTAAAAATTATCCAAATGAATATGTTTCATGGTGGGGAAATGATGATTTACCTTGTGTAAATGAGTTAAACCCTAGTTTCTTAGATTATATTATAAGAGATGAAGATAGTGTTGTAGCAAAATGGTTGAAAGCTGGTATAAAAGGTTGGCGTTTAGATGTTGCTGATGAATTACCTGGAGAATTTTTAAAACTTTTGAGAAAAAAATGCCATGAAATAGATAAAGATTCTGTTCTTCTTGGAGAAGTTTGGGAAGATGCAACTAATAAAATTAGCTATAACCAAAGAAGAGAGTATATGTGTGGGAAAGAGTTAGATACTGTTACTAACTATCCATTTAAAAAAATTCTTTTAGATTTTTTCTATAATAAAGGAAATGCTGAAAAAGTTTGTAAATTGTTTATGAATTTGAGAGAAAATTATCCAAAAGAAAATTTCTATGCTTTAACTAATATTATAGGAAGTCATGATGTTGAAAGAATATTATCAGTTTGTGAAGATATTGGAAGATTTATGCAAGATTATCTTTATAAAAAGGGACTTCATAAGGATAAACTTATTATGAAAGAGGACTTGATAAAAAAATTAGGTCTTGAATTATTAAAATTATTTAGTCTTGTACAATTGACATTCCCAGGAGTTCCACTTATTTATTATGGAGATGAAGCTGGTTTAAAAGGTGGAAAAGACCCTGATAACCGTAGAACTTACCCTTGGGGAAGAGAAAATCAAGAGATTTTATCTTGGTATAAATTCTTAACAAAAATGAGAAATAAGCACTCTTTACTTTCTACAGGAGATTTTAAACAGTTTTATCTAAATGAGGACATTTATGGATATATTCGATTCTTAGATAATGGAGTTGACCAATTTGGAAAAAATAGGGGAATGGATAATTTTATTATAGTTATAATTAGCAGAAATCCTCTTACATCTTTTAATATAGATGTTGATTTTTCTGCTTTTGATGATATTCTATCTGTAAAAAAATGTAAATTTATATACGAATTATCCTATGGAAAAAGAAATATTCCTGCTTCTAGAAAATTAAATTT
- a CDS encoding YitT family protein has product MKKYFFRDLFLITVGAFLIAFGIHYFYRANSLGSSGVTGISLILYYLFRFDMGITYALINIPLIILGYKLIGGKFILKTFYGTIITSLAFNILTKIPINPLEDKLVASIFGGIVVGLGLGSMFAAGGSSGGTDIIVKILTKYFDIPVGKAFFSMDFLILSISGFLFGKEIFMYTLVGVFACTKVIDMIQDGFDSSKAITIISDKSLVIKDIIMKEAKRGTTIIKAQGGYRGEEKNMLSCIVSRYEVATIKRIIRSIDENAFVYITDVAEVLGKGFKNLK; this is encoded by the coding sequence TTGAAAAAATATTTTTTTAGAGATTTATTTCTTATAACTGTTGGAGCTTTCTTAATAGCTTTTGGTATACATTATTTTTATCGAGCAAATTCATTAGGAAGTAGTGGTGTTACAGGCATTTCCCTTATTCTATATTATCTTTTTAGATTTGATATGGGAATTACTTATGCTCTTATAAATATTCCATTGATTATATTAGGTTACAAGTTAATTGGTGGAAAATTTATATTAAAAACTTTTTATGGTACTATTATTACTTCACTAGCTTTTAATATTTTAACTAAAATTCCCATAAACCCTTTAGAAGATAAATTAGTTGCTTCTATTTTTGGTGGAATAGTTGTTGGACTTGGTTTGGGATCTATGTTTGCTGCTGGTGGTTCTAGTGGGGGAACTGATATTATAGTAAAAATTCTTACTAAATATTTTGATATTCCTGTAGGAAAAGCTTTTTTTTCTATGGATTTTCTTATTTTAAGTATTTCTGGCTTTCTTTTTGGAAAAGAAATATTTATGTATACTCTTGTTGGTGTTTTTGCATGTACAAAAGTTATTGATATGATCCAAGATGGATTTGACAGTTCTAAAGCTATTACAATCATCTCTGATAAGTCTTTAGTGATAAAAGATATAATAATGAAAGAGGCAAAAAGAGGAACAACTATTATAAAAGCACAAGGTGGATACAGAGGTGAAGAAAAAAATATGCTTTCTTGTATTGTAAGTAGATATGAAGTGGCTACAATAAAAAGAATAATTAGGTCTATAGATGAAAATGCTTTTGTATATATCACAGATGTCGCTGAAGTTCTTGGAAAAGGATTTAAAAATTTAAAATAA
- a CDS encoding putative manganese-dependent inorganic diphosphatase, translated as MDPILIFGHRHPDTDSICSSIALANLKNQLGENAVPCRLGETNNETNFVLDYFKIEKPKLLTTVSAQISDLTRVEKKVLSINDSLKGALDTMTKENFSSLPVIDENRQLKGLLHVSDIANTYLNLEHSDLFGKYTTTYENLMNVLKGEIVSGNYPSGIIQGNLKSVSELDEVLPGDIVVTTYIADGIDRSIKAGAKVIIVSCSEEDFISPRVTSECAIMRVHSNLFKIISLISQSLSVSSIIPKEKFYSFKIDEFLHDIRDIMKEATQTNFPVTKKDGTVYGTIRTKNLINFTRKKVILVDHNEKEQSVEGLQDAKILQVVDHHKFGNFITDEPVQINAEIVGCTSTIIYDLYKAARIIPSREMAGLMMSAILSDTLLFKSPTCTTKDIEAVKELSKLCEEKDFEAYGMKMLIAGTSLKNMTSQDILSIDMKEFTMNGVKISISQINTVDIEGILEKKKDFEDIMNVNNEIHDYSLSILIITDIIKSGSYFLAVGEKQNLVEKAFDVKLENNIVWLNGIISRKKQVVPVLMITSQNLD; from the coding sequence ATGGACCCTATATTAATCTTTGGACATAGGCACCCAGATACAGATTCAATTTGTTCTTCTATTGCTTTGGCAAATTTAAAAAATCAACTTGGAGAAAATGCTGTTCCTTGTAGACTAGGTGAAACTAATAATGAAACAAACTTTGTATTAGATTATTTTAAAATAGAAAAACCAAAACTTTTAACAACTGTTAGTGCTCAAATCTCTGATTTAACAAGAGTAGAGAAAAAAGTTTTATCTATCAATGATTCCTTAAAAGGTGCTTTAGACACTATGACTAAAGAAAACTTTTCAAGTTTACCTGTAATTGATGAAAATAGACAACTAAAAGGTTTATTACATGTATCAGACATAGCTAATACTTATCTTAACTTAGAGCACTCTGATTTATTTGGAAAATATACTACAACTTATGAAAACCTAATGAATGTTTTAAAAGGTGAAATTGTAAGTGGAAATTATCCTTCTGGAATTATTCAAGGTAATTTAAAATCAGTTTCAGAACTTGATGAAGTTTTACCTGGAGATATAGTTGTTACAACATATATTGCTGATGGAATTGATAGGTCTATAAAAGCAGGAGCTAAAGTTATTATAGTTTCTTGCAGTGAGGAAGATTTTATAAGTCCTAGAGTTACTTCTGAATGTGCAATTATGAGAGTTCATTCAAATCTTTTTAAAATTATAAGTCTTATAAGTCAATCTCTTTCTGTTTCTTCTATAATTCCTAAAGAAAAATTCTATTCATTTAAAATTGATGAATTTTTACATGATATAAGAGATATTATGAAAGAAGCAACACAAACAAACTTCCCTGTTACAAAAAAAGATGGAACAGTTTATGGAACAATTAGAACTAAAAACTTAATTAATTTCACAAGAAAAAAAGTTATTTTAGTAGACCACAATGAAAAAGAGCAATCTGTAGAAGGATTACAAGATGCAAAAATTCTTCAAGTGGTTGACCATCATAAATTTGGTAACTTTATAACAGATGAACCTGTACAAATTAATGCTGAAATAGTTGGTTGTACATCTACAATTATTTATGATTTATATAAGGCAGCAAGAATTATTCCGTCTAGAGAGATGGCTGGACTTATGATGAGTGCTATTCTTTCTGATACACTTCTTTTTAAATCACCTACTTGCACAACAAAAGATATTGAAGCAGTAAAAGAACTTTCAAAACTTTGTGAAGAAAAAGATTTTGAAGCTTATGGTATGAAAATGCTTATAGCTGGAACTTCATTAAAAAATATGACTTCACAAGATATTTTATCAATAGATATGAAAGAATTTACAATGAATGGTGTAAAAATATCTATATCTCAAATAAATACTGTAGATATTGAAGGTATCTTAGAGAAGAAAAAAGATTTTGAAGATATAATGAATGTTAATAATGAAATTCATGATTATTCTTTATCAATATTAATAATTACAGATATTATTAAATCTGGTTCTTATTTCTTGGCAGTTGGTGAAAAACAAAACTTAGTAGAAAAAGCTTTTGATGTAAAACTAGAAAATAATATTGTATGGCTTAATGGAATAATCTCTAGAAAAAAACAAGTTGTTCCTGTACTTATGATTACTAGCCAAAATCTTGATTGA
- a CDS encoding shikimate kinase, which yields MKENIALIGFMGSGKTTVGRALAKALEMKFVDIDKEIVKLEKRSVAEIFQENGEQYFRELERKIIDKESKDNNIVISTGGGVIIDNENIKKLKNTSFVVYLNCDIDCIFERVKNKKHRPLLNVEDPYKKIVELYNKREILYKISCDFSVDINRESYLYDTVEKIKNKYINS from the coding sequence ATGAAAGAAAATATTGCATTGATAGGCTTTATGGGTAGTGGAAAAACTACTGTAGGTAGAGCTTTGGCAAAAGCTTTAGAAATGAAATTTGTAGATATAGATAAAGAGATTGTAAAACTTGAAAAAAGAAGTGTAGCTGAAATTTTTCAAGAAAATGGAGAACAATACTTTAGGGAATTAGAAAGAAAGATAATCGATAAGGAATCTAAAGATAACAATATAGTTATCTCTACAGGTGGAGGGGTAATTATAGATAATGAAAATATAAAAAAATTAAAAAATACATCTTTTGTTGTATATCTTAATTGTGATATAGATTGTATTTTTGAAAGAGTAAAAAATAAAAAACATAGACCTCTTTTAAATGTAGAAGACCCATATAAAAAAATAGTAGAATTGTATAATAAAAGAGAGATTCTTTATAAAATTTCTTGTGATTTTAGTGTAGATATAAATAGAGAAAGTTATCTTTATGATACTGTAGAAAAAATTAAAAATAAATATATCAATAGTTAG
- a CDS encoding SDR family NAD(P)-dependent oxidoreductase, which yields MGRLEGKKVFITGATAGIGKSCAIKFANEKARLILMVRNEEKGKKLVEEINVKYPKVDVTLLIGDVRDGKVCEELVNSLPEDLKDIDVLINNAGLAKGLNKVYENSIEDINTMIDTNIKGLLFVTRAIVPFMVKYNKGHIINLGSVAGVHAYAGGGVYCATKAAVKFISDALRLELIETPVKVTNIQPGIVETDFSLTRFNGDIERAKNVYKGIEALTPDDIADIIVSTVSYPDRVQISEVTIVAQNQADSRAIFKK from the coding sequence ATGGGTAGATTAGAAGGAAAAAAAGTATTTATTACTGGAGCAACAGCTGGTATAGGAAAAAGTTGTGCCATAAAGTTTGCCAATGAAAAAGCTCGTTTAATCCTAATGGTTAGAAACGAAGAAAAAGGAAAAAAATTAGTAGAAGAGATAAATGTAAAATATCCTAAAGTAGATGTTACTTTATTAATTGGTGACGTTAGAGATGGGAAAGTTTGTGAAGAGCTTGTAAACTCTTTACCAGAAGACTTAAAAGATATTGATGTATTAATAAATAATGCTGGTTTAGCTAAGGGATTAAATAAAGTTTATGAAAATTCTATTGAAGATATAAATACAATGATAGATACAAATATAAAAGGACTTTTATTTGTTACAAGAGCCATTGTTCCTTTTATGGTAAAATATAATAAGGGACATATTATAAACTTAGGTTCTGTAGCTGGTGTTCATGCTTATGCTGGTGGAGGAGTTTACTGTGCCACAAAAGCAGCTGTTAAATTTATTTCTGATGCCTTAAGACTTGAACTTATTGAAACTCCTGTAAAAGTTACAAACATTCAACCAGGGATTGTTGAAACAGATTTTAGTTTAACAAGATTTAATGGAGATATTGAGAGAGCAAAAAATGTTTATAAGGGAATTGAAGCTCTAACTCCAGATGATATAGCAGATATAATAGTTTCTACTGTTAGTTATCCTGATAGAGTTCAAATATCTGAAGTAACTATTGTGGCTCAAAATCAGGCTGATAGTAGAGCAATATTTAAAAAATAA
- a CDS encoding ABC transporter permease, whose amino-acid sequence MDKRRTSLFFFLFSIVFFYLPLIVLVVYSFNDSKAMVWQGFSLRWYRELFLYSDELWRAFRYSVFIALISSSISTIIGTLGAIGLHWHNFKFKKYLKIIVFLPLIVPEIIMGVSLLILFVTIKLQLGLMSIIIVHTTVNIPFVLFIVLSRLAEIDYSLVEASYDLGATEFQTLKKIILPLLIPAIISGFLIAFTLSFDDFVATFFVAGPGSTTLPLRIYSMIRIGVSPVINSLSVLFIGFATILTLSTTRLQKYFIH is encoded by the coding sequence ATGGATAAGAGAAGAACATCATTATTTTTCTTTTTATTTTCTATAGTATTTTTCTATTTACCACTTATAGTTTTAGTAGTTTATTCTTTCAATGATAGTAAAGCTATGGTTTGGCAAGGTTTTTCATTGAGATGGTATAGAGAACTTTTCCTTTATTCAGATGAACTTTGGAGAGCCTTTAGATACAGTGTATTTATTGCTTTAATTTCTAGTTCAATATCTACAATTATTGGAACTTTAGGAGCAATAGGACTCCATTGGCATAATTTTAAATTTAAAAAATATTTAAAAATAATTGTATTTTTACCATTGATTGTTCCAGAAATAATTATGGGAGTTTCATTATTAATATTATTTGTAACTATAAAATTACAACTTGGACTTATGAGTATTATAATAGTTCATACAACAGTAAATATTCCATTTGTACTTTTTATAGTTTTATCAAGATTAGCTGAAATAGACTATTCATTAGTAGAAGCTTCTTATGATTTAGGAGCTACAGAATTTCAAACTTTGAAAAAAATAATATTACCACTTCTTATACCAGCAATAATTTCTGGATTCTTAATTGCCTTTACCTTATCTTTTGACGATTTTGTGGCAACATTCTTTGTGGCTGGACCAGGTTCTACAACATTACCACTTAGAATTTATTCTATGATAAGAATAGGAGTATCTCCTGTAATAAACTCTCTATCAGTATTATTTATAGGATTTGCAACTATACTTACATTATCTACAACAAGATTACAAAAATATTTTATTCATTAA
- a CDS encoding ABC transporter permease encodes MKNSKKGVLYTVPITIWLTAFFLIPMLIVLVYSFLKKGVYGGVELEFTLESFTIFKNSVFLSIVYKTLFISILVTIVTIIIAVPTAYFIVRSKYKEKLIYLIIIPFWTNFLIRIYAWMAILGSNGFVNMILKKFGFIDHSIQFLYNTWAVILISVYTSLPFAILPLYATIDKFDFSLMEAARDLGATNKQSFFKVFLPNIKNGIMTASIFTFVPMLGSYIVPKLVGGTNSIFLGNVIARHLTETRNWPMASTISSVLIFVTIIILVIGLIKQERGELNG; translated from the coding sequence ATGAAAAACAGTAAAAAAGGAGTTTTATATACAGTACCTATAACAATATGGCTAACAGCTTTTTTCTTAATCCCTATGCTTATTGTTTTGGTATATTCTTTCCTAAAAAAAGGAGTTTATGGAGGAGTAGAATTAGAATTTACTCTTGAATCTTTCACTATTTTTAAAAATTCAGTATTTTTATCAATTGTTTATAAGACACTTTTTATAAGTATATTAGTAACTATAGTTACAATAATTATTGCAGTACCTACAGCTTATTTTATAGTCCGTTCAAAATATAAAGAAAAACTTATTTATTTAATAATAATTCCATTTTGGACAAACTTTCTTATAAGAATTTATGCTTGGATGGCAATTTTAGGAAGTAATGGATTTGTAAATATGATATTAAAGAAATTTGGATTTATAGATCATTCTATACAATTTCTTTATAATACTTGGGCTGTTATACTTATTTCAGTATATACAAGTTTACCTTTTGCAATATTACCATTATATGCAACTATAGATAAATTTGATTTTTCTCTAATGGAAGCTGCTAGAGATTTAGGAGCTACTAATAAACAATCTTTCTTTAAAGTATTTTTACCTAATATAAAAAATGGTATAATGACAGCAAGTATTTTTACTTTTGTTCCTATGTTAGGTTCTTATATAGTTCCAAAACTTGTTGGAGGAACAAACTCTATTTTCTTAGGAAATGTTATTGCCCGTCATTTAACAGAAACAAGAAACTGGCCAATGGCTTCAACTATCTCATCTGTACTTATTTTTGTTACAATTATAATTCTAGTAATAGGACTTATAAAGCAGGAAAGAGGTGAGTTAAATGGATAA
- a CDS encoding ABC transporter ATP-binding protein, with protein sequence MEKKGISIENLSKNFDGVQVLKNINLNIQPGEFFSILGPSGCGKTTLLRILAGFTEPDSGVVYLGDKEITKLPPNLRPINTIFQKYALFPHLTVFENIAFSLRLKKESEEYIKTEVAKMLKMIDLEEHANKKPNQLSGGQQQRVSIARALINKPEVLLLDEPLSALDAKLRQNLLIELDNIHEEVGITFIFITHDQQEALSISDRIAIMNQGNILQVGTPAEVYESPADMFVADFIGENNFIEGEVTKINSDTCATLINPNFGEILFEMDRNVKVGDKVVVSVRPEKIKVTKKKPENLSWKYNTLSVYVDEVIYTGFQSKYFTWVNGDKNLLIKAFKQHDIFFEDDDTDVSWDEEAFISWNFEDSYLVEVK encoded by the coding sequence GTGGAAAAAAAAGGTATTTCTATTGAGAATCTTTCAAAAAATTTTGATGGAGTCCAAGTTTTGAAGAATATTAATTTAAATATTCAACCAGGAGAATTTTTTTCAATTTTAGGTCCTTCTGGATGTGGAAAAACTACTCTTTTAAGAATTCTTGCAGGATTTACAGAGCCTGACTCTGGTGTAGTTTATTTAGGAGACAAGGAGATAACCAAGTTGCCTCCAAATCTTAGACCTATAAATACTATATTTCAAAAATATGCTCTTTTTCCTCATTTAACTGTCTTTGAAAACATAGCATTTTCTTTAAGATTAAAAAAGGAAAGTGAAGAATATATAAAAACAGAAGTTGCTAAAATGTTAAAGATGATTGATTTGGAAGAACACGCAAATAAAAAACCTAATCAATTATCAGGAGGGCAACAACAAAGGGTATCTATTGCTAGAGCTCTTATAAATAAACCAGAAGTATTACTTCTTGATGAACCTTTATCAGCACTAGATGCTAAACTTAGACAAAACTTACTTATTGAATTAGATAATATTCATGAAGAAGTTGGAATTACTTTTATATTTATAACTCACGACCAACAAGAAGCCTTGTCTATTTCAGATAGAATAGCTATTATGAACCAAGGAAATATTTTACAAGTTGGAACACCAGCAGAAGTTTATGAATCACCAGCAGATATGTTTGTTGCTGATTTTATAGGAGAAAATAACTTTATAGAGGGAGAAGTTACAAAAATAAATAGTGATACTTGTGCAACTCTTATAAATCCTAATTTTGGAGAAATTCTTTTTGAAATGGATAGAAATGTAAAAGTAGGAGATAAGGTTGTAGTTTCAGTTAGACCTGAAAAAATAAAAGTTACTAAGAAAAAACCTGAAAATTTAAGTTGGAAATATAATACATTAAGTGTTTATGTTGATGAGGTTATTTATACAGGTTTCCAAAGTAAATATTTTACATGGGTAAACGGAGATAAAAACTTACTTATAAAAGCATTTAAGCAACATGACATTTTCTTTGAAGATGATGATACAGATGTAAGCTGGGATGAAGAAGCATTTATATCATGGAACTTTGAAGATAGTTATCTCGTTGAGGTAAAATAA
- the pepV gene encoding dipeptidase PepV, protein MDIQKEVLKYKEQLISSLQESIQIKSVEEEPKSGMPFGEGPAKALQHFLKVGENLGFKVENFDNYAGHIIFGEGEESLGILGHVDVVPEGTGWDYPPYSGMIVDNKMYGRGTLDDKGPLMICLYAMKCLKDMGIPLKKQIRMIVGANEETEWGCMKHYFNTLKMPEPTLSFTPDSSFPVTFAEKGILRGLLKIKCDDNFSIQGGKVFNAVPEKTFLTLPLEYKNLIIEELEKYNFENEYKITCEEKNNKLEIISYGKAAHAAHPELGYNSLSALLSFIYAIGLKVTGLSEMAKYFGENIKLEFNGKSAGLYFKDEPSGEITMNYGKAYVEDGYLYVSLDTRYPVTVKVEELENKLFVLLNKYGIEFVGGKKENPLYIKKDSFLVQELTNIYKEITNDKDCEPVAIGGGTYAKAVKNCVAFGALLKETPDTMHQKNECIPLDTLDTLLKIYVEAIYRLAK, encoded by the coding sequence ATGGATATTCAAAAAGAAGTATTAAAATATAAAGAACAATTAATTTCGTCACTTCAAGAATCAATTCAAATAAAAAGTGTTGAAGAAGAACCAAAATCTGGAATGCCTTTTGGTGAGGGACCAGCTAAAGCTTTACAACATTTCTTAAAAGTGGGAGAAAACTTAGGATTTAAAGTTGAAAACTTTGATAACTATGCTGGACATATAATTTTTGGAGAAGGAGAAGAATCTCTAGGAATATTAGGACATGTTGATGTTGTACCAGAAGGAACTGGTTGGGATTATCCACCTTATTCAGGAATGATTGTTGATAATAAAATGTATGGTAGAGGTACTTTAGATGATAAAGGACCTTTAATGATATGTCTTTATGCAATGAAATGTTTAAAAGATATGGGAATTCCTTTAAAAAAACAAATTAGAATGATAGTTGGGGCAAATGAAGAAACAGAATGGGGTTGTATGAAACATTATTTCAATACATTAAAAATGCCTGAGCCTACTTTATCATTTACACCGGATAGTAGTTTTCCTGTTACTTTTGCAGAAAAAGGAATATTAAGAGGACTTCTAAAAATAAAATGTGATGATAATTTTTCTATTCAGGGTGGAAAAGTATTTAATGCTGTTCCTGAAAAAACTTTCTTAACTTTACCTTTAGAATATAAAAATCTTATTATAGAAGAATTAGAAAAATATAATTTTGAAAATGAATATAAAATAACTTGTGAAGAAAAAAATAATAAATTAGAAATTATATCTTATGGAAAGGCTGCTCACGCTGCTCATCCAGAATTAGGATATAACTCTCTTTCAGCTTTATTATCATTTATATATGCTATTGGATTAAAAGTTACAGGTCTTTCTGAAATGGCAAAATATTTTGGAGAAAATATAAAACTTGAGTTCAATGGAAAATCAGCAGGACTTTACTTTAAAGATGAGCCTTCTGGTGAAATAACTATGAACTATGGAAAAGCTTATGTTGAAGATGGATATTTATATGTATCTCTTGACACAAGATATCCTGTAACAGTAAAAGTAGAAGAATTAGAAAATAAATTATTTGTATTACTTAACAAATATGGAATTGAATTTGTTGGTGGAAAAAAAGAAAATCCTTTATATATTAAAAAAGATAGTTTCTTGGTACAAGAACTTACAAATATCTATAAAGAAATTACAAATGATAAAGATTGTGAACCTGTTGCTATAGGTGGTGGAACTTATGCTAAGGCTGTAAAAAACTGTGTTGCTTTTGGTGCCTTACTTAAAGAAACACCTGATACTATGCACCAAAAAAATGAATGTATTCCTTTAGACACTTTGGATACATTATTAAAAATATATGTAGAAGCAATTTATAGATTAGCTAAATAA
- the fabG gene encoding 3-oxoacyl-[acyl-carrier-protein] reductase: MNRIEGKVALVTGGAAGIGRAIVERFAAEGAKMVIACDVNPCEYEQENVVGKILNVTDREGIKALVKEIVETYGTIDILVNNAGITKDGPFLRMSEDQWDAVININLKGVFNVTQAVAPVMTKAKKGSIITLSSVVGLYGNIGQTNYSATKAGVIGMTQTWKKELARKGAQIRVNCVAPGFIQSPMTDKLSEKAVEGILSGVPLQRMGTKEDVANAVLFLASDESSYITGAVLPISGGLSF; this comes from the coding sequence ATGAATAGAATTGAAGGAAAAGTAGCTTTAGTTACTGGAGGAGCTGCTGGAATTGGAAGAGCAATAGTTGAAAGATTTGCTGCTGAAGGGGCAAAAATGGTTATTGCTTGTGATGTAAATCCATGTGAATATGAACAAGAAAATGTTGTTGGAAAAATATTAAATGTTACAGATAGAGAAGGAATAAAAGCTTTAGTCAAAGAAATAGTTGAAACTTATGGAACTATTGATATTTTAGTAAATAATGCTGGAATAACTAAAGATGGACCTTTCTTAAGAATGAGTGAAGACCAATGGGACGCAGTTATAAATATAAACTTAAAAGGTGTATTTAATGTAACTCAAGCTGTAGCTCCTGTAATGACTAAAGCAAAAAAAGGTTCTATAATAACTTTATCTTCAGTTGTTGGTTTATATGGAAATATTGGACAAACTAACTACTCTGCTACTAAAGCTGGAGTTATTGGAATGACTCAAACTTGGAAAAAAGAATTAGCTAGAAAAGGAGCTCAAATTAGAGTTAACTGTGTTGCACCTGGATTTATTCAGAGTCCAATGACTGATAAATTATCAGAAAAAGCTGTTGAAGGAATTTTAAGTGGTGTACCATTACAAAGAATGGGAACTAAAGAAGATGTAGCTAATGCTGTATTATTCTTAGCAAGTGACGAATCTTCTTATATTACTGGGGCAGTTTTACCAATTTCTGGTGGACTTTCATTTTAG